The following are encoded together in the Lathyrus oleraceus cultivar Zhongwan6 chromosome 3, CAAS_Psat_ZW6_1.0, whole genome shotgun sequence genome:
- the LOC127130975 gene encoding uncharacterized protein LOC127130975 produces the protein MAIMETKAPSTKKELQSLLGKINFLRRFISNLSGQTQAFSPLLRLKQGKFEWNDEHQKAFDKIKHYMTNPPILAPPCGKKAMRLLLKKFEYVDIKHVPRIKNQEANDLAQIASGYRISKEKLEELVEVRGKAMATRLSPTDLESTQLGYANKEEFEVLAIDTLIDTDWRNPIINYLKDPSTDTERKTKYRALSYVLIGNELFKKTLEGILLKCLGESEAYLALSSVHSGACGAHQAGHKMKWLLFRYGMYWPTMLKYCIEFSKGCQECQIHAGIQHAPASELHTIIKPWPFRGWALDLIGKIRHNSSKGQRYILVGIDYFTKWVKAVPLVNVDQETVIEFIQRQILYRFGIPERKKQKNWHKTLDQALWACRTSPKEATNTTPFQLTFGHDVVLPVEIYLQSVRIQRQGEIPSDLYWEMMINELVDFDEERLQALEVLRRQDERVARAYNKRVKGKTFTMNDLVWKVILPMDRKNKALGKWSPH, from the exons ATGGCTATTATGGAGACCAAAGCACCATCAACCAAGAAAGAATTGCAATCATTATTAGGAAAGATAAACTTCCTGAGAAGATTCATCTCGAATTTAAGTGGTCAAACTCAAGCCTTCTCTCCCCTTCTGCGCCTGAAACAAGGGAAGTTTGAATGGAACGATGAACACcaaaaggcattcgacaagatcAAGCATTATATGACGAATCCTCCTATCTTGGCACCACCATGTGGGAAAAAGGCTATGAGACT GTTACTCAAAAAATTCGAATACGTCGACATAAAACATGTCCCTAGAATAAAAAACCAAGAGGCTAATGACTTAGCACAAATAGCCTCAGGGTATAGAATTTCAAAAGAAAAGCTAGAAGAACTTGTCGAAGTAAGAGGAAAGGCAATGGCTACTAGATTATCTCCGACAGATTTGGAAAGCACCCAGTTAGGATATGCTAACAAAGAGGAGTTCGAAGTTTTGGCCATTGATACCTTGATAGATACAGATTGGAGGAATCCAATTATTAATTATCTCAAGGACCCTTCGACAGACACAGAAAGAAAAACCAAGTACAGGGCTTTATCTTATGTATTGATAGGGAATGAGTTATTCAAGAAAACCCTTGAAGGGAtcttgttgaaatgcttaggAGAAAGCGAAGCTTACTTGGCATTATCTAGTGTACATAGTGGAGCTTGTGGAGCACATCAGgcaggccataagatgaaatggttgcTTTTCAGATATGGAATGTATTGGCCCACCATGTTAAAATATTGTATAGAGTTTTCTAAGGGTTGCCAAGAATGTCAAATACATGCAGGAATTCAACATGCTCCTGCAAGTGAACTTCATACAATTATTAAGCCCTGGCCCTTCAGAGGTTGGGCATTAGATCTAATTGGGAAAATTAGACACAATTCATCCAAAGGTCAAAGATACATACTTGTAGGAAttgactatttcactaaatgggttAAAGCGGTACCTTTagtaaatgtggatcaagaaaCTGTCATCGAATTCATTCAAAGGCAAATTTTATACAGATTTGGAATCCCAGAAA GGAAAAAGCAaaaaaattggcacaaaactTTAGACCAAGCACTCTGGGCTTGTCGAACCTCCCCTAAAGAAGCCACTAACACTACACCTTTCCAGCTTACATTTGGACATGATGTAGTACTACCTGTCGAAATCTACCTACAATCAGTAAGAATCCAAAGACAAGGAGAAATTCCATCTGACTTATACTGGGAAATGATGATAAATGAGTTGGTGGATTTCGACGAAGAAAGGTTACAGGCGTTAGAAGTATTAAGAAGACAGGATGAGAGGGTAGCAAGGGCATACAATAAGAGGGTCAAAGGTAAAACCTTTACTATGAATGATTTAGTATGGAAAGTCATATTGCCTATGGATCGAAAGAATAAGGCATTAGGAAAATGGTCTCCACACTGA